Proteins encoded within one genomic window of Kibdelosporangium phytohabitans:
- the rho gene encoding transcription termination factor Rho produces MHEITGILDIVDGKAHVRAEGYLPGPGDVQVPIGLVRKHGIRRGDTVAGRADERRLTEVDSVNGQPPRPRPDFADLVTVYPDERLKLETEQHELTTRALDLLMPVGKGQRALIVAPPKAGKTTVLQAIAHGIAKNHPECHQMLLLIGERPEEVTDFARSVPGEVIAATFDLPPRDHVAIAELAVERAKRLAEAGKDVVIVMDSLTRLGRAYNLSATNSGRILTGGIDSGALVHPKRLLGAARNIENGGSVTIFATALVETGSVGDSVMFEEYKSTGNAEVRLDRGLANKRVFPAIDPGQTGTRREDLLLTPHEQVATKIVRRALHDRDITVLLDKLRQTQTNDEFIHRLPR; encoded by the coding sequence ATGCACGAAATCACCGGAATTCTCGACATAGTGGACGGCAAAGCGCATGTCCGGGCGGAGGGCTACCTGCCCGGTCCCGGCGACGTCCAGGTCCCCATCGGACTGGTCCGCAAGCACGGCATCCGCCGTGGTGACACGGTCGCGGGCCGCGCGGACGAGCGCAGGCTCACCGAGGTCGACTCGGTCAACGGCCAGCCGCCGCGGCCCCGTCCCGACTTCGCCGACCTGGTCACCGTCTACCCCGACGAACGGCTCAAGCTGGAAACCGAGCAGCACGAGCTGACCACGAGGGCGCTCGACCTGCTGATGCCGGTCGGCAAGGGCCAGCGAGCCCTGATCGTGGCCCCGCCGAAAGCGGGCAAAACCACTGTCCTGCAAGCAATCGCGCACGGCATTGCGAAGAACCACCCGGAATGCCACCAGATGCTGCTGCTGATCGGCGAACGACCGGAGGAGGTGACCGACTTCGCCAGGTCCGTGCCCGGCGAGGTGATCGCCGCCACCTTCGACCTGCCGCCGCGCGACCACGTCGCCATCGCCGAACTGGCCGTCGAACGCGCGAAACGGCTCGCCGAGGCAGGCAAGGACGTCGTGATCGTGATGGATTCGCTGACCAGGCTCGGCCGCGCCTACAACCTGAGCGCGACCAACTCCGGCCGGATCCTGACCGGGGGCATCGACTCCGGCGCGCTGGTGCACCCGAAGCGTCTGCTCGGCGCGGCCCGCAACATCGAGAACGGCGGCTCGGTCACCATCTTCGCCACCGCTCTCGTGGAAACCGGATCGGTGGGCGACAGCGTGATGTTCGAGGAGTACAAGTCGACGGGCAACGCCGAGGTCAGGCTCGACCGCGGCCTGGCCAACAAGCGGGTCTTCCCGGCGATCGACCCCGGCCAGACCGGCACTCGCCGCGAAGACCTCCTGCTGACGCCCCATGAGCAGGTGGCGACCAAGATCGTGCGGCGTGCCCTGCACGACCGCGACATCACTGTCCTGCTCGACAAACTACGTCAGACGCAGACCAACGACGAGTTCATACACCGGCTGCCGCGATGA
- a CDS encoding YeeE/YedE family protein gives MTTPAETQLFPTSCAAPVPRPAEPVKVVPLAVAGALAAGLTWYVWASFGAKPAVLLILGLGLGLALFHSRFGFTSAWRQLIAVGNGQGLRAHTLLLGTAATLIALIISTGSGLFGSVPQASGGPLGLALFVGAVLFAIGMQLGGACASGTLFAVGSGQSAIVLTLGGFIAGSVFYTWAFPLFTGWPALPGVLLADHVGWLGSWLITIGALVAIVWVTKLVQAKRNPPPVDVVPTAHGPARVFRGSWPVLVGAIVLGVLAAAVFLVSGGIWGVTSAFALWGAKLLQLFGAHPETWEFWRSTANAKSLAAPIWTDKTSLTNIGIMIGAAVAAAAAGAWKIHSQIPWRTALAAVLGGVLMGIGARLAGGCNIGAYLGGISVGSLHGWLWGLFALGGTWIGLRLRPLFGLGNPKPSDSIC, from the coding sequence GTGACCACCCCCGCAGAGACACAGCTGTTCCCCACGTCGTGCGCCGCGCCGGTGCCGCGGCCCGCCGAGCCGGTCAAGGTGGTCCCGCTGGCCGTCGCCGGCGCGCTGGCAGCGGGACTGACCTGGTACGTCTGGGCTTCGTTCGGCGCGAAACCGGCCGTACTGCTCATTCTGGGCCTCGGACTGGGACTGGCGCTGTTCCATTCCCGGTTCGGGTTCACTTCCGCGTGGCGGCAGCTGATCGCGGTCGGCAACGGCCAGGGCCTGCGGGCGCACACGTTGTTGCTCGGCACGGCGGCCACGCTGATCGCGTTGATCATCTCGACCGGCTCCGGCTTGTTCGGCTCGGTTCCGCAGGCCAGTGGCGGACCGCTCGGACTGGCGCTGTTCGTCGGCGCGGTGTTGTTCGCGATCGGCATGCAACTCGGCGGCGCGTGCGCGTCCGGCACGCTGTTCGCCGTCGGCTCGGGGCAGTCCGCGATCGTGTTGACACTCGGCGGTTTCATCGCCGGTTCGGTGTTCTACACGTGGGCTTTCCCGTTGTTCACCGGGTGGCCCGCGCTGCCGGGTGTGCTGCTGGCCGACCACGTCGGCTGGCTCGGGTCGTGGCTGATCACGATCGGCGCGCTCGTGGCGATCGTGTGGGTCACCAAACTGGTGCAGGCCAAGCGCAACCCGCCACCGGTCGACGTGGTGCCGACCGCGCACGGACCAGCCCGCGTGTTCCGCGGCTCGTGGCCGGTGCTCGTCGGCGCGATCGTGCTCGGCGTGCTCGCGGCGGCCGTTTTCCTGGTGTCCGGCGGGATCTGGGGCGTGACGTCCGCGTTCGCGTTGTGGGGAGCCAAACTCCTCCAGCTGTTCGGGGCGCACCCGGAGACGTGGGAGTTCTGGCGGTCGACCGCCAACGCGAAGTCGCTGGCCGCGCCGATCTGGACGGACAAGACCAGCCTGACCAACATCGGCATCATGATCGGCGCGGCGGTCGCCGCCGCGGCGGCCGGTGCGTGGAAGATCCACAGCCAGATCCCGTGGCGGACCGCGCTCGCAGCGGTGCTCGGTGGGGTGCTGATGGGTATCGGCGCCCGGCTGGCCGGTGGCTGCAACATCGGCGCCTACCTCGGCGGCATCTCGGTCGGCAGCCTGCACGGCTGGTTGTGGGGGCTGTTCGCGCTGGGCGGGACGTGGATCGGCCTGCGCCTGCGGCCGCTGTTCGGCCTCGGCAACCCCAAGCCGTCGGACAGCATCTGCTAG